The Streptomyces sp. DH-12 genome has a window encoding:
- a CDS encoding acetate kinase, giving the protein MIPSRVLVLNSGSSSVKYQLLDMSDSSRLASGLVERIGERTSLVRHTPLVSGGETRERTGPVADHDAALKAMSEELAADGLGLDSPELLAIGHRVVHGGKRFTEPTVIDERVLSEIERLIPVAPLHNPANLTGIRTATALRPDLPQVAVFDTAFHTTMPESAARYAIDVETADAHRVRRYGFHGTSHAYVSRVTARLLGKAPEEVNVIVLHLGNGASASAVRAGRCVDTSMGLTPLEGLVMGTRSGDMDPAVIFHLMRVGGMSADDVDTLLNKKSGLVGLCGDNDMREIRRRISAGDERARLAFDIYIHRLRKYIGAYYAVLGRVDAVAFTAGIGENSAEVREAAVAGLEGLGLAVDGERNAVRGGGARLISPEGARVAVAVVPTDEEMEIAQQTYALVGKDN; this is encoded by the coding sequence TCGCTGGTGCGCCACACCCCGCTGGTGTCCGGCGGGGAGACACGGGAGCGCACCGGCCCGGTCGCCGACCACGACGCCGCGCTGAAGGCGATGTCCGAGGAGCTGGCGGCGGACGGGCTGGGCCTGGACTCCCCCGAGCTGCTGGCGATCGGCCACCGGGTGGTGCACGGCGGCAAGCGCTTCACCGAGCCGACCGTGATCGACGAACGGGTGCTCTCCGAGATCGAGCGGCTGATCCCGGTGGCGCCCCTGCACAACCCGGCCAACCTCACCGGCATCCGCACGGCGACGGCGCTGCGCCCGGACCTGCCGCAGGTCGCCGTGTTCGACACCGCGTTCCACACCACGATGCCGGAGTCGGCGGCCCGCTACGCGATCGACGTGGAGACCGCCGACGCGCACCGGGTGCGCCGCTACGGCTTCCACGGCACCTCGCACGCGTACGTCTCCCGGGTCACGGCGCGGCTGCTGGGGAAGGCGCCCGAGGAGGTGAACGTGATCGTGCTGCACCTGGGCAACGGGGCGTCCGCCTCGGCCGTGCGGGCGGGCCGCTGCGTGGACACCTCCATGGGGCTCACCCCCTTGGAGGGGCTCGTGATGGGTACGCGGTCCGGTGACATGGACCCGGCCGTCATCTTCCATCTGATGCGCGTCGGCGGAATGTCCGCCGACGACGTCGACACTCTTCTGAACAAGAAGAGCGGGCTGGTCGGCCTGTGCGGAGACAACGACATGCGGGAGATCCGGCGCCGGATCTCCGCGGGCGACGAACGAGCGCGTCTCGCCTTCGACATCTACATTCACCGTCTGAGGAAGTACATCGGCGCCTATTACGCCGTTCTCGGGCGGGTGGACGCGGTGGCCTTCACCGCCGGAATCGGCGAGAACTCCGCCGAGGTGCGCGAGGCCGCCGTGGCGGGCCTGGAGGGGCTGGGCCTCGCGGTGGACGGCGAGCGCAACGCCGTCCGCGGCGGCGGGGCGCGGCTGATCTCGCCCGAGGGGGCACGGGTGGCGGTCGCGGTGGTACCCACGGACGAGGAAATGGAGATCGCACAGCAGACCTACGCACTGGTCGGAAAGGACAACTGA